The Canis lupus baileyi chromosome 29, mCanLup2.hap1, whole genome shotgun sequence genomic interval TGtggtttttttgtctgtttttgtgtgtttgtttctgcTTGTTTTTAACGAGAGGGCCTGGCCCTGGGACCCAGCCTTTCTCGCGCTTCAGTCCCGCGGTGCCAGGTTGCAGTGGGGCGCCCGCCGCGTGGGGATCCGCCGCGTCCCTACCAGGCCCGGATGCCCTGCAAGGTGCCCTGCGCGCACGCAGCCCCGGCCGCGGGACCCTGGTGCAACGGCtgtgcgccgccgccgccgccgaagCCGCCCAGGTTGCTCACGTTCACAAAGGGGCCGCCTCCGGCCGCGCTGCAGGCGGGCTGCATGGCCGCGGCCGCCGCAgaggccccgccgcccccgccgccgccgccgcccgccgggtACGCACAGCCGTAGCTGCCGCTGtaggccgcggcggcggcggcggcggcagcggcggcggcggcggcggcggccgagttCCCGTAGCCGTAGGCGGGGAAGCCGTTGTAGGAGTAGGCGCCCGCACCCACGCTGTAGGGCGCGCCGTAGGCTTGCGCGCCCGGCGTGACGCACGGCTTGCCGTCCCGCACCAGCACCGGCACCGCCacgcggcgcggcggcggcgggggcgcgtgTGCGCCCAGCTCCAGGGACTTGTCCTGCCGCTGCCTCTTGCACTTGTACCTGCGGTTCTGGAACCAGATCTTGACCTGCGTTGACGTGAGCTTCAGGCTGCTGGCGAGGTGCTCGCGCTCGGGCGCCGACAGGTACCGCTGCTGCTTGAACCTGCGTTCCAGCTCGAAGACTTGCGCTTGCGAGAAGAGGACCCGGGGCTTCCGGCGGCTCCGTGGCTTAGGCCTCTCACTCTCCTCCGCCGCCTTGCAGTCTCCGGCCGCCTCCAGGGGCTTCTTCAGCTGGCAGCTTTCTGCGGAAGAAGCACAACAGCGTCCCTTAGCAATTGCCGCCGAACCGCGGTTCCTACCCCCAGAGCACCGTGGCCCTTTTGGTGGCAGCGCGGAGCATGCGGTAGCGAATGCCTAGACTTTCTGGAAAGTTGGTGGGTCCTGGCGCCATGAGACCCTGCGACAGCCCGAGCACCCTCAGAACGCCCTTAGCGGGCAGAAGCACGGTCGGTGGGGAGGGGTAGTTAGTGCGGGTTTATTTAGAATGCGAACATCTGTGACAGATTTCTCTATAAACGTGCGGCTCAGCGTGCTAATGAGTTTTCAGGATGAAAGTTTGCAACTACATAATAACTAGAGTATTTGCAAACTCATTTGCCTACCACTCTGTTACGGATAGCTGAAGGTGTGAAGCGTATTGCTGTCTGGGGGCCGTGCGTAAGTTgcgtgggaaaaaaaaatccttctgttGGAGATGCTTGAGTGTAACCCACacatcaccacccccaccccacccccgcattgcctaggaactttttttttcttttaaaagacaaCATGTCTCCAGCTAAATGTCTGCGTGACGATGTCTGTATTACCTTAAAGCGAAAAAGAAACTTGATTGACTGATTTAGACCGTTTCATGACGATTTTAGGCCCGGGGAAATGTCAGGAGTATAGGCCTTAGCTGCTGCCACATCAAACCTCCTCTTGGGAGAGAGATTCTTTGGCTCTTCTCTCAGAAACAAACACTTCCTTGGGGGCTTTATTCAGTTATCCGATTTCCCTACCCAATTCACCTCCCATCCGATGTGAGCCGCTGGGATCTAGGACTAGGTTCGGCGCGTTTTTCAATCGGCCTGCAGTCCCACAGCCTGGGACACAAAGCATAacatgaattttcaaaaaaaaaaaaaaaaaaaagaacagcgcCTCAGGGGTGTTGATGCTTTGCAGGCCCGTAATGGACTGTGTTCCCAAGCACTCTCCGGCCTCTGCCGGGTGCTGAGGGTGCCAGGACACTGAACTTGAAGCAGAGAAGTGTGGAAACCACCCAGCAGGTCTCTACCAATGCGCCCCGCCAACTCAACCTGCTTGGATCATCTTTTTGGAGAAGAGGGGACGGCTGTCCCAGCCTCAAAGGACCTCATCTCACGCTAGGGGGGAACAGGAAGAGATTTGAGCTCTTGTCTCTCTAGCTCTTGGGAAGAACAAAACTGCTGTGAGTTGTCAGGATCCAGCCCCTGAACCCGTGTTGCTTATCAGCGTCAGGGCAGCAATGActactttcccttcttcccttggGGGCTTGCATTGACTCTCCCCTCCTGGGAGGAGTAGCTGTCCTCCTCCCTCcgccccggctcccggctcccggctccctcGCAGGCACCTGTGCTTTGCGGAGCTGTCATTGACCAGGGTGAggcatgaccccagccaaaggttAAAGGGGCGGGAAGCAGTGTTGGCCGGGGTTGTGGGCTGTTTGCGGGCGCTCCGCCATTGCTCCAGATGTGCGGGTGCGTTTTCTTTCCCCCTCTACTCACTTTGGCTCCGGTCCCTCACGACCTCGGGCTCCTCTTCATGTTCCTTAGGCCCGCTACACGAGTCTCGCAGGACCGTGTGGACATAGCTCTGGGGACAGAGCCCCGAACCCCCGTGGCCGTCGGCTGTGGCTAGTGAGTTCAAATAGGacagtttctctccctcttcctcctcgtcctcctctcCTCCGTCAGAAAATTGCGTCCCCTCGGCGGCGGCCAGCATGCACGGCGCCGAGTGGAAGTGGTGCTCCAAGTCCGCCTGTAAGTGCGCGCCGTGgaagtgctgctgctgctgctccagatTCAAAATGTCTTTGACTGAGAAAGGGGTGGAGGTGACCGGGCTTGGTAACATCATCAGGGCCACTTAATTGTCCAGTCCAAATACTCAATAAAtcccggcgggggcggggaagCAGCGCTGCGGCTCCAGCTCTCCTGGACTCTGCCGCTGCTGCCGAGTCGGGCTTTTGACAGACGCGGTCCGGCTCCAGTCTAAATCGCCTCCATTGGCCCGGACCTGGGGGTCTGGGTTTTGTTACAGCCACTGCAGGGACTGGGGCCGGGGCTGCGAAGCCTGTGTCCGGGGGTCGTGCGTCACGTCGGGGGCGGGGCTCTCGCCTCGGCCTCCCTCCCCATTGGTTCTGGCTCATGCGGACCACGCCCCCCCGCATCCGCGGAGTTGGGGTGCTGTGGCGCTACCAGAAATAAAGGACTAGTATAGAGTCGCGAAGTCCAAGTCGTTGTGGGTGAGGCCGCACTGCCCTGGGTGCCCGAACTACCGATTCCCGTCCCGCCTGGCCCTACCTTTCCGGCCAGGGCCAGTTCTGGGAGGCCTCTTGTCCGCGAGCCAGCTGCCAGGAGCGTGGTTTTTCCAGCTGCTGCAGGGCAAGAAAACTTCCTGGCCTGTAAATACCGGCCTCTGGATTCCCAAGAAGATGGAATGTTTTGTGTACCTATGGATGCGCAACGTGTCTGTTCCCGACTTGTTGACTTTGCTCAAGCTGTGCCTTCCACTTGGAACGTCTTTCCTGCCCTTGTCTCCATGAGTGGAGAGCTCTTCTCCAAGGCTCTGCTCAAATACTACCTCCTCCAAGGAAGCGCTCCCTGATTATCTAGGCGGAAGTCATCTCTCCTGCATCTAGACTTGCAGCGCTTGTTAGTAAAGGACATTCGTGTCACTCAGCACTTCCCACCTAGCACTAGATATTGCTGGCCTGGTCGCCTGGGGGTAAACTGTGagccccccccggggggggggcagggtccCGGTTGCATTTGTCCTTGTAGTTCTTGCAGCTGATGCACTAAGCAGGTAGGTGAGAGGCAGGAGGATAGAGTTGTTACTGAACTTGGTGACAGTTCTTGGTTTGAATCCTGACCTAGTCGGTGTGTGAGcatttctaagcctcagtttctttgtctacAAAAAGAATACTTCCTCAGGGGTTATTGCCAGGGATAAATGACAACATATGCCAGGAGCTTAGTGCAGGGTCCCACACATCTTAAAATGCTCAGGACACCTCAACTACCACTATTCTGCACCAGAGATCAAGCAGCGCTTGTTGACTGCATTGATGATGGCGTGGCCCGAGCGCTGCACACATTGGGTGGCCTCGTAGGGTCTTGAGAGCAGTATCTGTCAGGAGGGAGGTGACCCAGCCAGAGAGGTCTTTTTCTCTGCATATTGAAACCGGGGGCTAGGTCTCTACCCTCGGAGGTGTCTTTCTAATTTCTCCAACCTATACGCCTTCTGGCGCCCTCGTGCGGCCCCGGGTGTTTTCTGGACGAATCTGAGGGGTTCCCTGAGGTCCTGGAAATTCCACGCTGGTGGGGATCACCTTCCGCACAATAGGCATTCGCCAGCCGCCACGCCTCACCCAGTAAGGAGCAGGGAGCAGCGGTGGCTACTGTGAGGCCCACAGAAAGACCCAGGCGCAGCACTGGCCCTGAAAAATACAGAGACCGGGTCCAGCCTAACCTGGGCGCCAAACATCCGCCCCTGGCCGCCCCAAGCAATTTTTGGCGGCCAAGATGGTGGAGCAGGGAGAGACCGGCCTCAGCTGGAAGGGGCGGGTGGGAGGTGCAGGGACTGTGGACGACGCCCCCGGGCGGGCGAGGCACACCGGGGATGGACCGTGGGGCAACAGCGGAGAGCAGCCCTTCGGCCCCGCGGCTTTAGGAGTTGTGGGTACCCAAAGCCAAGGAAAGAAGGGCGGGAGGGGAGAGAGGCGGGGCTGTGCAGGAGGGAGCGGAAATGGTGCGGGGAGTCAGCCCCTGAGGCCGCCCGGGGAGCTGGGATGCGGCGCGGGCCACGTGCACCCGGGAGTACTTAGGGTGGCGGCGACTGGCGGGTGGTGGGGGAGACCCTCTGTGGGCAGGGCCCTGCGCTGGTGCACCCATTCTTCAGCCGCAGGGGCGCCCGGTGCCTGTCTTCTCGGAATTGAGACTATTGACGTCCCAGGCGGGGCCGACGTCTCCCAAACCAGGCCAGGGGCTGCAGAGAGAAGAATGCGCCGGGTGTTGCTGCGGATCGCGACCCCTCGGGCGCAAAAGATccagagagaggtgggggtgaGTGCGCGGCACTGTGGGGTGGGGGTCCTAGTGGATGTGCGTCGCGTTGGCAAGCGAGCCtaaaagaaggaagctgagctccagccccactccaccccatcccccctgaGCTAACCATCTCGGGCGAAAGTTTCTGGTTCCATTTTCCCCCACCTCTTTGGGTGGTGGTTTTTGTCTGTTGTTGTTTTGAGTGATtttaagaggggggaaaaaaggaaaaagaagcaaaagctaCCAAATATCTTTCTTTCCCCAGTTTCCAACCcaagtttgcatttctctttgcTACATTCTCTTGCTTCTCCGCAGCACGTCGTTCTTAGGCCTTCCCTAAGTTGGTCTCTAAGGAAGCCCATCTTAGACCCGTGGCCAGGGGCCCTGGGAACATGCCCACACAGGCACCGCTGCTGCTGCCGGGAGCCCACCAGGTTGCCTCCTCACTGAGCACGAAGAAGGCTGTCTCCTCCTTACTCGCAGGTCTGCGCGGTCCGCTCTCCACCAAACCCACTGACACCACTATCCCGCCAGGTACCTTTGTACCAGGCCTCAGTGGATCTCTCCTGCAGCTTCTGACTGGGTTGCTCCTCGACAGGCCCCCCAGGGACATCGTTCAGGCCGGAGGGGCTGGAGGCGGTGAAGATCCAGAGCGTGGGCCCCACAGGGGCCCAGCTGCCCTGTACCCCCTTTCTCTTCTTATCCCTAACCCTGCGCAGGGCCGATCTAGCCGGCAGGAGACTTCTACCTAGAGCTGATCTTGGCCTCACGACGGGAGCTGGGGCTTAGGACGTCCCCCGCTGCCTTCTTCCTGGTGGTTCAGGCTCCCTTTGGTCAGTCTGGTTCCCCTGCAGCGGAGCTTCCTACCGAGGATCCCCACCAGGTCAATTCCATCTGGGCAGCCTGCCGTTCCCGCGCCGGCAGCCTGGACGGCGGGCCGCGGGCTTGTGTGCCGCCAGCTGCGCGCCGGTGTCGGGGGACAATGAATGCCCGGGCGGTAGTTACACTACAGCAGCCGGCCGGGGTCTCGGGAGGCACTTATCAGAATGCGGAATCTGGTTCCAACGCGTGTATCCAGTTACGATCGCGTTCTGGGGCATTTGCATTCTCTTGCCTGAAAAAAGGATCTTTGAAATCCTGGAGTTGTGCTCGACTAATAATAGGTTTTCGTTCCAGTCAGTTTACCTAATTACTGTCAGATAAAGTAAATATCGCTGCAACCAAGGAAGCGTTTGATGTTATTTTAATCGAGTGTATCTGCCTACATTTTTAGGCTTTTGTCACATTACACATTTATGCAAATCCCCCTTCTCCCATATATGATCAAAGATCATAGTAAAATGATGGCGGATTCTATGAGGGGGAAATGCTGTATAGATGCATAAGtgatatttgtaaaattataCCTTTTTTTGGAGAAAAGCCACGAGCTAACCattacaataaatatattatcaaataaaaatgtgatgattctttgaaaactataaagtgTTCCCATAAGTTACTATTCTTTATACAAAAGTTGCTTAATtaatatacatagaaatacagGCAGATACCAGTCATTTTAGTTATATGTCCCACTGCTTATGTTTTTACCTTCCAACTATTCAAATAACCATTTAATTTATGTAACCACAGTCACAAAGAAGTTGGAAATTATCATTGCTTCTAATCTAAATGTAGCACCACAGTCAGAGTAATTGTCTATTAAAGTATGAGAAATAATCCTGTGATGAACACAGCTaggcaaaactatagaacattacaggtaattttttttttcactgaatgtttaattttttactgctcttctagaaatttcattttcaatgacatcttacaaaaaaaaaaagacatttcttctTTGGCAGTAGCGTCAAATAAGTTCTTGTTATTTCATTGTTGTTGATAGTATgtgttttggtttaatttttagtTGAAGGATATTGGAAAGCTCTCCGAATTTTTGAGCAATCTAGAGGCAATAGTATTTTGTGGAAGGGTAAAAacaatttttctacttttaaagaaatgtcaATTAGGTAGGTCAGTCCCAGGAGCATTAAAATCATCTAATTCCTTGAGAGGAAATTTTTTCCAAGCTTTGGTAATTTTGTAAGAGAGATTTTAAATTAGAGTTTTGAgcattttagctttttaaaaaattattttgcatgtgtTTTTATAAACCCACCACTTCCCTTCCCTGGGAGAAAATCAGTCCAAGTTCAATAATGCAAATAGTTCTTTGTAAATTACAGGCTCTTTCTTACTGAGGAAGTGAGTTTCGATTTCTTAAGGAGAGGATCTTCTACATCTATGTTATGTGTATCTGCCCCACtccaaaaaattttaagataatgttAAATACAATGTAAAAGCATAGCTTTTGTCAATAAAACCAACTCTATTCTGCTGATAAAACACACAAGAAAGCCTAACTTTGTCAAatgaaaattcaatattttaaaaaacaagaataccTACATACAGATATTTATTTGTGCTATTTGCGCATGCTATTTGGGAGTGCAACGAACAGTTTTAACTTGGGGATTAAATTGGAATTCTACATGCATtccttaacttttatttatttattttttgagtgagTTTAACTTCCTGTAGCAAAGTTTCAATGTCTAtagaccttttaaaatataatctgacTTCAGAGGAGCGGCTGCAGTCTTTGGCAGATTAATTCTTTAAACCAGAGCGCCTGCTTGCTCTGTGAGGATCTCTGAGCAGTAAGGGTGGAAGGGTGGGGGAATGTAGTTATCACCTTCCAAGAAGCAGAGATTCTTGGTAACTCTTTCTAGCATGATCTTCCCAACCCTGTTAGCTCTCAACCACCAGCTTCTGGACCCTGGCTTCCTAGGACATAGAAATCTCTGCCCAAATctcacggtgggggggggggggtcactaaGAGTGAATAACTTGAAATCGTTTGAGAACGAAAAAGACTTtctcatttgggaaaaaaatttttttgccatCTTCTTGTCGCTTAAGAAAAGTCTTATCCCGCCCTCACCGCATCCAGCCCGGAGGTCCTGGTCTTTGGTCCGCACTGGGAAGAGCGATTCCCAAGATCTAGGGGTAACCTTTGCTCCGTCAGTGGGCGTCAGGGTCTGCTGGCCTAGTCCCCCCTTGCTCTTGGTTTCTTGAAGCCCTGGGCATACCCAACAATTCCCACTGCTCTGGCGACAGTTCCAGCTTGTCAGACTCTGCAGGATGTTTCGGGGGTGGGAGACGGGTGCTGGCCTTGCTCGGAACCGGCCAAGGACCCGACCTGGAAAGGACCAGGGCCCAGGGGCCCGCCGCGCTCCAGGGCGCACAGCCAGGGACGGAAGGCGCGACTTGCCGACTCGCCGGAGGAGCCGGGCCCGGGTCCACAACTCTGGGCCTCTGGGTTTCACAGCCTTGGCCCGTACAGACGCCGGCGTGTCAGGTCTGAGGTCAAGAGTTGAAGGCGCGGCATCTAGGCTGCGGGGGCTGTAAGTGTGCCAGGCCTCACTCCGCCATCCCAGCGTGGGCGCCGCATGGGGAGCCCGAGCACTTTGTCCACGCGGGTCCGGGCGGGAGGGAGTGTTGGGCTTTCTCCCCGGCGCGGCGCGCTGCTCTCCAGATGCGGACCAGGAGCCTAGACCTTAGTGAGGAACCCCCCTGGGAGATGCTGGCTGGGCCTTGCCTTCATCCTCAGACGTGCCTGTAGGTTCCCCGCACTTCTGCCCCCGGGAGAGAAATACCTTCTTACCTCTGGCTGCTGTGGCACACCGGAGACCGGAGACCGAGACCCCAcgagcctgggagcctgggagcccaGAACTTCCGCAGTCTGCACCTTACCTCTTGCAGCCAACCCCTTTCCCCTTTGGACTCCTTCCTCTGGCACTAGGCCCAACACTTCTCtactccttcccttcctcaccCCCCCTTTCTCACTCCCCctttctccctcacctcctcctcctcctgtccccagccctctttccctcctctccactcctccttgccttttccactcttattttttcactctcttcctttcccccatcTTATCTCATCACACCCCCACCACCCTGACCCCCTGGGAAGCTCTCCTGCATTTTTGTCCCTGGCCCCTGCAGGGGTTTCGTGTGTGCACCAGGTGGCTGCATAGGATTGGGTCAGACTAGTTGTGCATGGTCTCTCTCCTGAGCCCCAGACTTCCCTCCACCGCCGTTCTACTCCTGGCTCGCTCACTGGCACTCTACCTCAGGGGCTGCTCCTAAAGATGCCCAAGCACTTTTGGATTTGTGATAGGGACACTCCTCTGCACCCTGCTTCGGCCTGGAGGACCtctcccaccctccagccccacaACCCTGAGCAACCTCAAATGAGGGCCCTGATGGGTCTGTGAGGCTCCAGGTGGCAGGCTTGGCCATCCTCCCTGTGGAAATCCCCGCTCCAGGCAGATCCTGCGGGGCCTCCGTTTCCTACTATTGTGGCAGTCTGGAGAGGATCACAGCCGAACTGAAGGCAACAGTAAGGCCTGggccccaggcgtcccttgagaGCACAGATCAGGGCTCCCAGATCAGGACCGGCCTCCTCCCTCACTACACAGGAGCATTATCCAACTGAACTgatctttccttctgtttctttcttaccAGTCCTACATTAGATTAGGGGTCTTGAGATCATCTCAGCTGGGAAAGATTTCAGGGATTGCAATAAAATGCAGGGGCCAGCTCAATGtagttgagctctgcctttggcctaggttgtgatcctggggtcttgggatggagtcctgcatcaggctccccaaggggagcctgcttctcccctctgcctacatctctgcctctctttctgtccctcatgaataaataaataaaatctttaaaaaatgcagggACCTAATCTAGGAGAGGAGAGTGGGGTCCTGTCTCCCACTAGCCAGCAGGGGCAGGGATTGAGCACTCTGTAGCTATTCTCAGCCCACCTATAATCTCTTAGCCTCTTCCTACTTACTGGGTATGGGGCCACTGAGGACATTGAGTCGTCAGCCTCTGAAGAGGAGACAGGGTTTATCTAGGGCCTTCTCCCCTGTAAGTCAGGCTCCCCAGTTGCATAGTGGCCACCCCTACCCTTTTCCATCCCATCTACAACCATGTTTCCGAGGTTGATGACAGTTGTACACTCTGATAAATATGAGTTTCCAACAGATGGACACAGACCTGACATATATTTCTAtggacttctttttctctttggatgAAAAAGGTGCTTTCCTGTGTGAACACATCAGTGCATGCACATGTGGATAGGCATGGGAAAGAAGGCTCTCGGGACTGTGTCCATAAATGTAGACTACATGTTAGGGCTTTTCTCTTTCAGACAGTGTGGTCAAAACGGAGGGGCTGGGCCAACACTCATTCTGAaatcttctcccttctttttttcccacaatAATATGATTGCTGGTAGTGGCATGAGGTTTGGAGAGAAATGTTTATATGGTCCAAGAATAAAACTAGCTTCCATGACTATGAGATGCACTATTCCATACAGGCAATTTGTGGGATCATTACAATTACACTTGTACAAAGTGGTCCCATAGGGACCACTGCATTCAGAGAAGAGGGAATAGGTTTTATTACTAGAGTTGTAATGACTCTGGGTGTTCTTGAAAGTAACAAAACCACACTGAAGTCATTCTGtaatttagacttttaaaaactttacatGCTCCTCCCCCATTAGTATAGGATGCATGCAAACCCTACAAGCATGCATGTGTAGACGTGGTACCTATGACACCTTCTTCTGCAAGGAGGTCCCACAGAGTGAAGGAGGCTGGGTTTGGGGTGGGCCATAGGGGGAGATGTGGCTTTCTCTAAAACATGATCACACCTTCGATGTCTGTCTTGGGCCAAAGCAGTGACCCTGGAGTCCATCAGAAGGGGTTTGGAGCCCCGTCCTATCACTTTTTTGTCTTGTAACCTTGAACCAGTCCCTCAACCTTGCTAAGCAGACATATTCTCACCTACAAAAGGAGATAATAATGGTTTGGACTTTATAGGCCTGCAGTAGGATTAAAGAAATGATGGAAAGAAAGCACTGATGGAGCTCTGAGCACAGAGAGACATGTAGTAAATGTGAATGGGGACACACTGGGTGGTTGTTAAGCTCAAGGAGGGAGGCTCTGAACCTctcctccactgagcagagatcaGGAGCTGGATTCCTCGCTGCTCCTTTTTCTTACTTGGGGGTGGGGAACATTATTAAACTATCAatcaaattgtgtgtgtgtgtgtgtatatataggttttttttttttttgtccccaaaCAAGAAGAATCCGTTTTCTTAATCATTGGAGTTTTAGGATATACTCTTGGAACCAATAGCCTCCTCttggccaccccccacccactccccacccactccccaccctctccccaccctctggaGCTGCAGCAAACAAATCCTACACCCAGACTGAGCTTCCCGCTCCCACAAATGCATCATTTTTAGCAGCGGTAAACAAATCCCCAAAGACTCATGTCATTGTTATCATGTTTAGATAAAGATCTGGCCAATTGGTGTCCTCACTGGAATGTAAATAAATCAGCTGCTCTGGACCTACCCCAGCGGGGGGTGGGCATGCCTCTCCCACCCGGGCTCAACCCAGTACCCTGCGTTCTTCCTTCTCGCCTTTTCCCTTCTGGGATGGGAGAACATCTGGCCTTCAAAATCACTTGGTTTCTAATCTTTTCGCTCTGTCCCAGAtctgctgtgtgacttcaggcaagtccTTTATCCTCTGTAATGATTACTACACCTCTCAGGATtgggagggagcagcaggaacTATAGAATAATACTGTTCTAACAGTAACAGCAATAATCCTCTCTTAAGCAATGGTCATACAGATAACGTCAGCTACCATTCAGGGCTTTCCTACAAGCACACAGTAAGGCTCAGTGATTAAGAGCCTCTCCACTCACCAACTCGCACATAAGCTGTCAGACTGTGGGCTAGCTGCCCTGGTGGGGCGGAGAGAGTCATGGGTATGACGATGGGAGATGGGTACCAGGCCTGTTGTAAACTCTTCTGAGTGTCCATCCTGGTTATTGTTTCTGCTTCTGGCAACGGGTCTTATCTACAGCCCTGTTAATGTAACTCTTACATACagtaggaaactgaggctctcgAGAGGTAAGGTCGCTAACTTGCCCAAGCTTAAGTTCCTTGCCTTttgtgtgagctctctctctttgctcctctcccttccctgggcagccccagcaCTAACTACCAGACTGTGCACCAGGTAGAGACTGCTTGCCCGGGCACTGTTCTATCTGCTTTTGTGAATTCCTGCTAGGTACTGGACAGCCCACCCCACCACAAATCTTCCTATAAGGCCTAGGCAGTAGTCCacagcccccaggccctgggactgAATGGAAGCTCCCTTGAAGATAAGCTTGCCTTGGTGG includes:
- the NKX2-3 gene encoding homeobox protein Nkx-2.3 → MMLPSPVTSTPFSVKDILNLEQQQQHFHGAHLQADLEHHFHSAPCMLAAAEGTQFSDGGEEDEEEEGEKLSYLNSLATADGHGGSGLCPQSYVHTVLRDSCSGPKEHEEEPEVVRDRSQKSCQLKKPLEAAGDCKAAEESERPKPRSRRKPRVLFSQAQVFELERRFKQQRYLSAPEREHLASSLKLTSTQVKIWFQNRRYKCKRQRQDKSLELGAHAPPPPPRRVAVPVLVRDGKPCVTPGAQAYGAPYSVGAGAYSYNGFPAYGYGNSAAAAAAAAAAAAAAAAYSGSYGCAYPAGGGGGGGGGASAAAAAMQPACSAAGGGPFVNVSNLGGFGGGGGAQPLHQGPAAGAACAQGTLQGIRAW